The following are from one region of the Falsirhodobacter halotolerans genome:
- a CDS encoding ABC transporter permease has product MGVVKFLWGAACVLFLMGPLIVVMPIAFTAGGFMIYPIEEWSLRWFRVLFGDPAWRLSIWNSLVVGLASSALATILGTLAGLGLRGRAGLPVALARTAFLLPMAVPAVVLGVGMQLVYARMGLSSTYTGLIVGHAVLSVPFVILSVTAALAGVDRSVERAAASLGAAPPHVLWLVTLPMALPGIVTGFVFAFANSLDEVVLTIFLAGPNQRTLARQMFLQLRDNLTPAIAAAAVTFIIATICIGIAGLWLQNRRKRMGVA; this is encoded by the coding sequence ATGGGGGTCGTCAAATTCCTTTGGGGGGCGGCTTGCGTCCTGTTTCTGATGGGCCCGCTGATCGTCGTCATGCCCATCGCCTTCACGGCGGGCGGCTTCATGATCTATCCGATCGAGGAATGGTCGCTGCGCTGGTTCCGGGTGCTGTTCGGCGATCCGGCCTGGCGGTTGTCGATCTGGAACAGTCTGGTCGTGGGGCTGGCCTCCTCTGCCTTGGCGACGATTTTGGGCACCTTGGCGGGGTTGGGTCTGCGCGGACGGGCGGGGCTGCCGGTCGCCTTGGCGCGGACGGCGTTCCTGCTGCCGATGGCGGTGCCCGCCGTGGTGCTGGGGGTGGGGATGCAGCTTGTCTATGCCCGCATGGGGCTCAGCAGCACCTATACGGGGCTGATCGTCGGACATGCGGTCCTGTCCGTGCCGTTCGTCATCCTGTCGGTCACGGCGGCTTTGGCGGGGGTGGACCGCAGCGTGGAACGGGCGGCCGCCAGCCTTGGCGCCGCGCCGCCCCATGTCCTGTGGCTGGTGACGCTGCCGATGGCCCTGCCGGGGATCGTGACGGGTTTCGTCTTCGCCTTCGCCAATTCGCTGGACGAGGTGGTGCTGACCATCTTTCTGGCCGGCCCGAACCAGAGGACGCTGGCGCGGCAGATGTTCCTGCAGTTGCGTGACAACCTGACCCCTGCCATCGCGGCGGCGGCCGTCACCTTCATCATCGCCACGATCTGCATCGGCATCGCGGGATTGTGGTTGCAGAACAGACGCAAACGGATGGGCGTCGCCTAG
- a CDS encoding ABC transporter permease — translation MMRRVRAFALVLPLLAFLGVFFLWPLASIFSTAVSDTEVSRAFPALGAVMDDWDGGAPTPAMNDALVADLRATSQTDMGNAVRRLNSQTSGFRSLMGRTQQAVRGDGPVTLAEVDDRWADPAYWQTIRSALPPLTGRFLLNAVDRGRGEGGGIERLPPDQSVHIQIFLRTVGMSALVTGICALVGLPFAMLMAQATGALRHVLMSSVLLPMWTSILVRCTAWFIVLQNDGVASQLVRMIAGAQAAVPLLFTRTGVIVAMTHVMLPFMILSIYAVLIAIPKNLMPAAASMGAGPLAAFRLILLPLVMPGIVSGGLLVFMTSLGFYILPALLGGGNDQLISAFVAQYAIQQANWPLASALGVVLLVLTVVIFGLYQRLTLRGARG, via the coding sequence ATGATGCGGCGGGTGCGGGCCTTCGCCCTTGTTCTGCCGCTTCTGGCCTTCCTTGGGGTGTTCTTCCTCTGGCCGCTTGCCAGCATCTTCAGCACCGCCGTGTCGGATACCGAAGTGTCGCGCGCTTTTCCGGCCCTTGGCGCGGTGATGGACGATTGGGACGGCGGCGCGCCCACCCCGGCGATGAACGACGCGCTGGTGGCCGATCTGCGCGCCACGTCGCAGACCGACATGGGCAATGCGGTGCGGCGGCTGAACAGCCAGACCTCGGGCTTCCGGTCGCTGATGGGCCGCACGCAGCAGGCGGTGCGCGGCGACGGCCCCGTGACCTTGGCCGAGGTGGACGACCGCTGGGCCGATCCCGCCTATTGGCAGACCATCCGTTCGGCCCTGCCGCCCCTGACGGGCCGTTTTCTTCTGAACGCCGTGGACCGTGGCCGGGGCGAGGGGGGCGGGATCGAACGCCTGCCGCCGGACCAGTCCGTCCATATCCAGATTTTCCTGCGCACCGTGGGGATGTCCGCGCTTGTGACGGGGATCTGCGCGCTGGTGGGCTTGCCCTTCGCCATGCTCATGGCGCAGGCAACGGGGGCGCTGCGGCATGTCCTGATGTCCTCCGTCCTGTTGCCGATGTGGACCTCGATCCTGGTGCGCTGCACGGCGTGGTTCATCGTGCTGCAGAATGACGGGGTGGCCTCGCAGCTGGTGCGGATGATCGCGGGCGCGCAGGCGGCGGTCCCGCTTTTGTTCACGCGCACGGGCGTGATCGTCGCGATGACGCATGTGATGCTGCCCTTCATGATCCTGTCGATCTATGCCGTGCTGATCGCGATCCCGAAGAACCTGATGCCGGCGGCGGCGTCGATGGGGGCGGGGCCGTTGGCGGCGTTCCGGCTGATTCTTCTGCCGTTGGTCATGCCGGGGATCGTGTCGGGGGGGCTCTTGGTGTTCATGACCTCGCTTGGGTTCTACATCCTGCCGGCCCTGCTGGGCGGCGGGAACGATCAGTTGATCAGCGCCTTCGTCGCGCAATACGCGATCCAGCAGGCGAACTGGCCGCTGGCCAGCGCGCTTGGCGTGGTGCTTCTGGTTCTGACGGTGGTGATTTTCGGCCTGTATCAGCGGCTGACGTTGCGCGGGGCAAGGGGGTAG
- a CDS encoding ABC transporter ATP-binding protein has protein sequence MARAPFIRCDAVGKAFGPTRVIDNLSLDIFKGEFVSLLGPSGSGKTTLLTLIAGFERPTEGGIWLDGYRIDDLAPHRRDMGVVFQNYALFPHMTVAENVGFPLRMRRVSKADAQARVLRALEMVELSHLAARHPGQLSGGQQQRVALARALVFEPRVVLMDEPLGALDKRLREQMQLDIRDLHRRLGLTIVFVTHDQSEALTMSDRIAVFNNGRIEQIDTPDTVYDRPTTRFVAEFIGETNLLPGQVTEGGAAGSTVRLSGGTLVRVAQPLEPGRAVSVCLRPERLGIGAQGANALTCRVTDRVYMGDHLRVALDGPMGPIVARLPRSADGVRTGGTLTASFAPDDCWVLAA, from the coding sequence ATGGCCCGCGCCCCCTTCATCCGCTGCGACGCGGTGGGCAAGGCCTTCGGCCCCACCCGCGTGATCGACAACCTGTCTCTCGACATCTTCAAGGGGGAATTCGTCAGCCTGCTTGGCCCTTCGGGGTCGGGCAAGACGACGCTGCTGACCCTGATCGCGGGGTTTGAGCGGCCCACCGAGGGGGGGATCTGGCTGGACGGATACCGGATCGACGATCTGGCCCCGCATCGGCGCGACATGGGGGTGGTGTTTCAGAACTATGCCCTGTTTCCGCATATGACGGTGGCCGAGAATGTGGGTTTTCCCCTGCGTATGCGGCGGGTGTCCAAGGCCGACGCGCAGGCCCGCGTCCTTCGCGCGCTGGAGATGGTGGAGCTGTCGCATCTGGCCGCCCGCCATCCGGGGCAATTGTCCGGAGGGCAGCAGCAGCGCGTGGCCCTGGCCCGCGCGCTGGTGTTCGAGCCGCGTGTCGTGCTGATGGACGAACCCCTTGGCGCGCTGGACAAACGGCTGCGCGAACAGATGCAACTGGACATCCGCGACCTGCATCGTCGCTTGGGGCTGACCATCGTCTTCGTGACGCATGACCAGTCCGAGGCGCTGACCATGTCCGACCGGATCGCGGTGTTCAACAACGGGCGGATCGAACAGATCGACACGCCCGACACCGTCTATGACCGCCCCACCACGCGGTTCGTGGCCGAGTTCATCGGCGAGACGAACCTGCTGCCGGGGCAGGTGACGGAAGGCGGGGCCGCGGGATCGACCGTGCGCCTGTCGGGGGGGACGCTGGTGCGCGTGGCCCAACCGCTTGAACCGGGGCGGGCGGTGTCCGTCTGTCTGCGACCCGAGCGGTTGGGGATCGGCGCGCAAGGGGCGAATGCGCTGACCTGCCGCGTGACCGACCGCGTCTATATGGGCGATCATCTGCGCGTGGCACTGGACGGTCCGATGGGGCCGATCGTCGCTCGCCTGCCGCGCAGCGCGGACGGGGTGCGGACCGGGGGCACGCTGACCGCCAGTTTCGCGCCCGACGATTGCTGGGTGCTGGCGGCATGA
- a CDS encoding polyamine ABC transporter substrate-binding protein has product MTYRFLALGAAALALGLGSAQARDLTVVGWGGSGQAAQAEVLFGPFTEAEGLPLQQESWGGGYGILKAKVDTGDINWDVVQVEADELELGCNDGIYEPLDWAAIGTQDQYTDGTASECGSGTLTWAFSLAWDGDKLQGTPTTWADMWDMDTFPGKRGLRKGAKGSLEIALLADGVAPDQVYDVLGTPEGVDRAFAKLDEIKSDIVWWESGAQVLQLLGAGEVAMTSAYDGRLRMAAIQENRNFQLSFDQALYATDSWVILKGTPMKEEAMDLVAFMSQPENLSKMPALLPYGIPNTAAMDMIPPEAAQMLLTAPQNQQSAIPIDTWFWVDNIEALSARFNAWLSQS; this is encoded by the coding sequence ATGACATACCGCTTCCTCGCGCTTGGCGCGGCGGCACTGGCGCTTGGCCTCGGTTCGGCCCAGGCCCGCGACCTGACGGTCGTGGGATGGGGCGGATCGGGGCAGGCGGCGCAGGCCGAGGTGCTGTTCGGCCCGTTCACGGAGGCCGAAGGCCTCCCCTTGCAACAGGAAAGCTGGGGCGGCGGGTATGGCATCCTGAAGGCCAAGGTGGACACCGGCGACATCAACTGGGACGTGGTGCAGGTGGAGGCGGACGAGCTGGAACTGGGCTGCAACGACGGCATCTATGAACCGCTGGATTGGGCGGCCATCGGCACGCAGGACCAGTACACCGACGGCACGGCGTCGGAATGCGGGTCGGGCACGCTGACCTGGGCTTTCTCGCTCGCATGGGACGGGGACAAGCTGCAGGGCACGCCCACCACCTGGGCGGACATGTGGGATATGGACACCTTCCCCGGCAAGCGAGGCTTGCGCAAAGGGGCCAAGGGGTCGCTGGAAATCGCGCTTCTGGCCGATGGAGTGGCCCCCGATCAGGTCTATGACGTGCTTGGAACGCCCGAGGGCGTGGACCGCGCCTTTGCCAAGCTGGACGAGATCAAGTCCGACATCGTGTGGTGGGAATCCGGGGCACAGGTGCTGCAGCTTCTGGGCGCGGGCGAGGTGGCGATGACCTCCGCCTATGACGGCCGCCTGCGCATGGCCGCGATCCAGGAAAACCGCAACTTCCAGCTCAGCTTCGATCAGGCGCTCTATGCCACCGACAGCTGGGTCATCCTGAAGGGCACCCCCATGAAGGAAGAGGCGATGGATCTGGTGGCCTTCATGAGCCAGCCCGAGAATTTGTCGAAGATGCCCGCCCTTCTGCCCTACGGCATTCCCAACACCGCCGCGATGGACATGATCCCGCCCGAGGCCGCGCAGATGCTGCTGACCGCGCCGCAGAACCAGCAATCGGCCATCCCGATCGACACCTGGTTCTGGGTGGACAACATCGAGGCGCTGAGCGCGCGCTTCAACGCCTGGCTGTCGCAGTCCTGA
- a CDS encoding PLP-dependent aminotransferase family protein, which translates to MPLEMTTFGLALDRRSRAPLHQQVFDAMAGAIRAGGLPHGADLPSTRALALSLGVSRNTVSWAYERLVSDRYIVTRQGAPARVTRPVPPPAPAPAALPPVAPPATSLDRAGQLLRGPRSARTPLARPSFQPFVPDPRPFPFVQWQRLVSRRIPASCREDMTQDHPAGLPALRALIAEALRTSRGVHCRPDQVIVTHGGQAARDLVFRLILRPGDRLWMEEPADPAARAAAIAAGAVSVPLPVCPDAGWDLDAPPQPAPQAIHVTPACHQPFCRVMPADQRHRLVDYARRHDAWIVEDDFDTDFQPSLTTLPAIQAIDGGARSFHVGSFSRTMFPGLQIGYAVVPPVFAAAAVDALCVAGHSASLPMQGALHDFIAQGHFARHVARMRRLYAARKAHLLHLVQRDLSNWLIPAPGPVGLALPTRMRDGLDDGAPCAAAQMRGLRIPALSGYFHHGSARQGMILGFCTMTPEEMAANVAILRACLMGTDARGG; encoded by the coding sequence ATGCCCCTCGAGATGACGACATTCGGGCTGGCGCTGGACCGGCGGTCGCGCGCGCCGCTGCATCAGCAGGTGTTCGATGCGATGGCCGGGGCGATCCGGGCGGGCGGCCTGCCCCATGGGGCGGACCTGCCCTCCACCCGCGCGCTGGCCTTGTCGCTTGGCGTGTCGCGCAACACGGTGTCCTGGGCCTATGAGCGGTTGGTCAGCGACCGTTACATCGTCACGCGGCAGGGGGCGCCCGCCCGTGTGACCCGGCCGGTGCCGCCCCCCGCCCCTGCGCCAGCCGCGCTGCCCCCGGTGGCCCCGCCCGCCACGTCACTGGATCGCGCGGGGCAGCTTCTGCGCGGGCCGCGCAGTGCCCGCACCCCCCTTGCCCGCCCAAGCTTTCAGCCCTTCGTCCCCGACCCGCGCCCCTTTCCCTTCGTGCAGTGGCAGCGGCTGGTATCCCGTCGCATTCCGGCAAGCTGCCGCGAGGATATGACCCAGGACCACCCCGCCGGCCTGCCCGCGCTGCGCGCCCTGATCGCCGAGGCCTTGCGCACCAGCCGGGGCGTGCACTGCCGGCCGGACCAGGTCATCGTAACCCATGGCGGGCAAGCGGCGCGCGACCTGGTGTTCCGGCTGATCCTGCGCCCCGGCGACCGGCTGTGGATGGAGGAACCGGCGGATCCCGCGGCACGGGCGGCGGCGATCGCGGCGGGGGCCGTGTCGGTGCCGCTACCCGTCTGCCCCGACGCCGGCTGGGATCTTGACGCCCCACCCCAGCCTGCGCCGCAGGCGATCCATGTCACGCCCGCCTGTCATCAACCGTTCTGCCGCGTCATGCCCGCCGATCAACGGCACCGGCTGGTCGATTACGCGCGCCGCCACGATGCCTGGATTGTCGAGGACGACTTCGACACCGACTTTCAACCGTCCCTGACCACCCTCCCCGCGATTCAGGCGATCGACGGCGGCGCGCGCAGTTTTCATGTCGGCAGTTTTTCCCGAACGATGTTTCCCGGCCTTCAGATCGGATATGCGGTCGTGCCCCCGGTCTTCGCGGCGGCGGCGGTGGATGCGCTGTGCGTGGCCGGACATTCGGCCAGCCTGCCGATGCAGGGCGCGCTTCACGATTTCATCGCGCAGGGACATTTCGCCCGCCATGTCGCGCGGATGCGGCGCCTTTATGCCGCGCGAAAGGCGCATCTGCTGCATCTTGTGCAACGCGATCTTTCCAACTGGCTCATCCCCGCGCCAGGGCCGGTGGGTTTGGCCCTTCCCACGCGGATGCGCGACGGATTGGACGATGGCGCGCCCTGCGCGGCGGCACAGATGCGCGGGCTGCGCATTCCCGCGCTGTCGGGATATTTTCACCACGGGTCGGCCCGTCAGGGCATGATCCTTGGCTTTTGCACCATGACGCCCGAGGAGATGGCGGCCAATGTCGCGATCCTGCGCGCCTGTCTGATGGGAACCGATGCGCGCGGGGGGTGA
- a CDS encoding DMT family transporter, with protein sequence MWWIPVTLIAAAAQTGRNAAQRGLTAQIGTMGATAVRFVFGLPFALAALALWAIWHPIPMPGSEAMGWFLMGSVAQIAATALMLVTMQSRSFGVTTALLKTEPVTVALIGAVLLGDRLSGPMLLAIATATAGVMLMSGLHWRGGAWRAAVLGVVSGGLFGLTAIGVRGGVLALPFGSEVTRAVTALVITQTLQTVIILLWLALRDRTALRGMMRLWRSSLGAGFLGAFASLFWFTGFAMTSAANVRTLGLVEVVMAQIVSGRVLREGVTRRQIAGMALVLGGVAALIAVAV encoded by the coding sequence ATGTGGTGGATTCCGGTGACCCTGATCGCGGCGGCCGCGCAAACGGGGCGCAACGCCGCCCAACGGGGCCTGACCGCGCAGATCGGAACGATGGGCGCCACGGCGGTGCGATTCGTGTTCGGCCTGCCCTTTGCGCTGGCCGCTTTGGCCTTGTGGGCGATCTGGCACCCGATCCCCATGCCGGGGTCGGAGGCGATGGGCTGGTTCCTCATGGGAAGCGTGGCGCAGATCGCGGCCACGGCGTTGATGCTGGTCACGATGCAAAGCCGCAGTTTCGGCGTCACCACCGCCCTTTTGAAGACCGAGCCGGTGACCGTGGCCCTGATCGGGGCCGTCCTGCTGGGCGACCGCCTGTCGGGGCCGATGCTGCTGGCCATCGCCACCGCCACGGCGGGGGTGATGCTGATGTCGGGGCTGCACTGGCGCGGCGGGGCGTGGCGGGCGGCGGTGCTGGGCGTCGTGTCGGGCGGGTTGTTCGGGCTGACAGCCATCGGTGTGCGCGGCGGGGTGCTGGCTTTGCCCTTCGGGTCGGAGGTGACGCGCGCGGTCACGGCGCTGGTGATCACCCAGACGCTTCAGACGGTGATCATCCTTTTGTGGCTGGCATTGCGTGACCGGACGGCGTTGCGCGGAATGATGCGGCTGTGGCGTTCGTCCCTCGGGGCGGGGTTTCTGGGGGCCTTTGCGTCGTTGTTCTGGTTCACGGGCTTTGCCATGACCTCGGCGGCCAATGTCCGCACGCTGGGATTGGTGGAGGTGGTGATGGCGCAGATCGTCTCGGGCCGTGTGTTGCGTGAAGGCGTCACGCGGCGGCAGATCGCGGGGATGGCGCTGGTGCTTGGCGGCGTAGCGGCGCTGATTGCCGTCGCGGTCTGA
- a CDS encoding alpha-hydroxy acid oxidase yields the protein MTITDALTIDDLMHMARRRVPKMFFDYAHSGAWTESTYRANQADFARIGLRQRVLVDMTDRNLASLMVDEPVAMPVALAPTGLTGMQHPDGEMLAAQAAEAFGVPFTLSTMSICSIEDVASVTTRPFWFQLYVMRDRAFVESLMARAAAAGCSTLVLTLDLQIMGQRHKDLRNGLSAPPRWTPKHAWQVATRPRWALGMMRTRRRGFGNIVGHVKNVSDLSSLASWTADQFDPRLSWEDVTWIRDRWPGKLILKGILDPEDARMALGRGADAIIVSNHGGRQLDGARSSISALPGVVGAVGDQIEVHLDGGIRSGQDILKALALGAKGTYVGRPFLWGLGAGGKAGVTRALNILRHELDVTMALCGRRDIRGIDADILDRLGDPIGAEVRRT from the coding sequence ATGACGATCACCGACGCGTTGACCATCGACGATCTGATGCACATGGCGCGGCGGCGCGTGCCGAAGATGTTCTTCGATTACGCCCATTCCGGCGCGTGGACCGAAAGCACTTATCGCGCGAACCAGGCGGATTTCGCCCGCATCGGCCTGCGCCAACGGGTTCTGGTGGACATGACCGACCGCAACCTTGCCAGCCTGATGGTGGATGAACCCGTGGCGATGCCGGTGGCGCTGGCCCCCACCGGCCTGACCGGAATGCAGCATCCCGATGGCGAGATGTTGGCCGCGCAGGCCGCCGAGGCGTTCGGCGTGCCGTTCACCCTCTCCACCATGTCCATCTGCTCGATCGAGGACGTCGCTTCCGTCACCACCCGCCCGTTCTGGTTCCAGCTTTATGTCATGCGCGACCGCGCGTTCGTGGAAAGCCTGATGGCGCGGGCGGCGGCGGCGGGCTGTTCGACCCTTGTGCTGACGCTTGATCTGCAGATCATGGGGCAACGCCACAAGGATCTGCGCAACGGCCTGTCCGCCCCGCCCCGCTGGACGCCCAAACACGCGTGGCAGGTGGCAACCCGGCCGCGTTGGGCGCTCGGGATGATGCGGACGCGGCGGCGCGGCTTCGGCAACATCGTGGGGCATGTGAAGAACGTTTCGGACCTGTCGTCGCTGGCGTCCTGGACGGCGGATCAGTTCGACCCGCGCCTGTCATGGGAGGATGTGACCTGGATCCGCGACCGGTGGCCGGGCAAGCTGATCCTGAAGGGCATTCTGGACCCGGAGGATGCGCGCATGGCGCTTGGGCGCGGCGCGGATGCGATCATCGTGTCGAACCATGGCGGGCGGCAGCTGGACGGGGCCCGCTCCTCCATCTCGGCCCTGCCGGGGGTGGTGGGGGCGGTGGGCGATCAGATCGAGGTGCATCTGGACGGCGGCATCCGGTCGGGGCAGGACATCCTGAAGGCGCTGGCCCTTGGGGCGAAGGGAACGTATGTCGGGCGGCCCTTCCTGTGGGGGTTGGGGGCGGGGGGCAAGGCGGGCGTGACGCGGGCCTTGAACATCCTGCGCCACGAACTGGATGTCACCATGGCCCTGTGCGGGCGACGGGACATTCGCGGCATCGACGCGGATATTCTGGACCGCCTTGGCGACCCGATCGGCGCAGAGGTCAGACGGACATGA
- a CDS encoding glycosyltransferase: MMRIAVLAHVRHPVKPPFMGGMEAHSWALTQGLMARGHDVTLFAAGDSDPQFRIHPVLEQHYDLRYPWNDYVETKVLHDHLDGGFARACEGLTAGGFDVVHNNTLHRYPPRLARARRMPMVTSLHIPPFDAIHRAVRESAAPWSLFTVTSARQLDGWWPEGPPPAAHVAHNGIDIGLWPFQAKGDGTAVWAGRIARNKGPDRAVEAALRTGIPLTLFGVIEDRALFDATIAPHLGAQIRYGGHLAGSDLAAAIGGASVLMFTPLWDEPFGLVAVEAMSCGLPVAAFDMGAAREVIGEAGRFADPDDAAGFDRALVQAMDIPRTLPRARVEARFTLDRMIDRYEALYAAAIAARDAPAPSVRFPEIELPAHLAPAAPVMSV, from the coding sequence ATGATGCGGATCGCGGTCCTTGCCCATGTGCGTCATCCGGTCAAACCCCCCTTCATGGGCGGGATGGAGGCGCATTCCTGGGCCTTGACCCAAGGGCTCATGGCGCGCGGCCACGATGTCACGTTGTTCGCCGCAGGCGACAGCGATCCGCAGTTCCGCATCCATCCGGTGCTGGAGCAGCATTACGACCTGCGCTATCCGTGGAACGATTACGTCGAAACCAAGGTGCTGCACGACCATCTGGACGGCGGGTTCGCCCGCGCCTGCGAGGGCCTTACGGCGGGCGGGTTCGACGTCGTTCACAACAACACGCTGCACCGTTATCCCCCGCGTCTGGCGCGGGCGCGGCGTATGCCGATGGTCACCTCGCTGCACATTCCGCCCTTCGACGCGATCCACCGCGCAGTGCGGGAAAGCGCGGCCCCGTGGTCGCTGTTCACCGTCACTTCGGCCCGCCAGTTGGATGGCTGGTGGCCGGAAGGTCCGCCACCGGCGGCGCATGTCGCCCATAACGGTATCGATATCGGGCTGTGGCCCTTTCAGGCCAAGGGGGACGGCACGGCGGTCTGGGCGGGTCGCATCGCCCGGAACAAGGGCCCGGACCGCGCGGTTGAGGCGGCGCTGCGCACCGGCATTCCGCTGACGCTGTTCGGTGTGATCGAGGATCGCGCGCTTTTCGACGCGACCATCGCGCCGCATCTGGGGGCGCAGATCCGCTATGGTGGGCATCTGGCGGGGTCGGATCTGGCGGCGGCGATCGGGGGCGCATCGGTCCTGATGTTCACACCGCTGTGGGACGAACCTTTTGGTCTGGTCGCGGTGGAGGCGATGTCATGCGGCCTGCCGGTCGCCGCCTTCGACATGGGTGCCGCGCGCGAGGTCATCGGCGAGGCGGGGCGCTTTGCCGATCCCGACGATGCGGCGGGCTTTGACCGTGCCCTTGTGCAGGCGATGGACATTCCCCGCACCCTTCCCCGCGCGCGGGTGGAGGCGCGGTTCACGCTGGATCGGATGATCGACCGGTATGAGGCGCTTTATGCGGCGGCCATCGCGGCGCGGGACGCCCCGGCCCCCTCGGTGCGGTTTCCCGAAATCGAATTGCCCGCCCATCTGGCCCCGGCGGCCCCCGTCATGTCCGTCTGA
- a CDS encoding glycosyltransferase family 2 protein, whose translation MPPSVSVLTIAKGRDAHLKNMMLGLARQTVPPVELIIAHMQDTPYADLPDMPFPVRQIAVTGAELPLARARNVAAGAASGAMLVFLDVDCIPGPTLIADYLSPEFDGLTMGEVAYLPGGATPDGWRTEDFEPLAVRHSDRQGPPAHGIEICEDYRCFWSLNFALPTALFDRVGGFDERFTGYGGEDTDFGKSLTAQGGRIAWIPGAKVYHQYHPHHMPPVHHLHSVVRNAELFAQKWGYRTMEHWLYAFMLMGLIDNAGPTIRILRDPDAEDIAFTRQEAHMPYANTRRILNLLKERHGLTIEAGSADPGQKALLRPAIAAE comes from the coding sequence ATGCCCCCTTCCGTTTCCGTTCTGACCATTGCCAAAGGCCGTGATGCCCACCTGAAGAACATGATGCTGGGTCTGGCCCGCCAGACCGTTCCGCCGGTCGAATTGATCATCGCGCATATGCAGGACACACCCTATGCCGATCTGCCCGACATGCCATTCCCGGTGCGCCAGATCGCCGTCACGGGGGCGGAGCTGCCTTTGGCCCGCGCCCGGAATGTGGCGGCCGGCGCGGCGTCGGGGGCGATGCTGGTCTTTCTGGACGTGGATTGCATTCCCGGCCCCACGCTGATCGCCGATTACCTTTCGCCCGAGTTCGACGGGCTGACGATGGGCGAGGTGGCCTATCTGCCCGGCGGGGCCACCCCCGACGGATGGCGAACCGAGGATTTCGAACCGCTTGCCGTGCGCCATTCCGACCGTCAGGGCCCGCCTGCACACGGAATCGAGATCTGCGAGGATTATCGCTGCTTCTGGTCGCTGAACTTCGCCCTTCCCACCGCCCTGTTCGACCGCGTCGGCGGGTTTGACGAACGGTTCACCGGCTATGGCGGCGAGGATACGGATTTCGGCAAATCCCTGACCGCGCAAGGCGGGCGCATCGCATGGATTCCGGGGGCCAAGGTGTATCACCAGTATCACCCCCATCACATGCCCCCCGTCCATCATCTGCACAGCGTGGTTCGCAACGCCGAACTGTTCGCGCAGAAATGGGGCTATCGCACGATGGAGCATTGGCTTTACGCCTTCATGCTGATGGGGCTGATCGACAACGCCGGCCCGACCATCCGCATTCTGCGCGATCCCGACGCGGAAGATATCGCCTTCACCCGGCAGGAGGCGCACATGCCCTATGCCAACACGCGCCGGATCCTGAACCTGCTGAAGGAACGCCACGGGCTGACGATCGAGGCGGGGTCCGCCGATCCGGGGCAGAAGGCCCTGCTGCGCCCCGCCATCGCGGCGGAATGA